In Capsicum annuum cultivar UCD-10X-F1 chromosome 7, UCD10Xv1.1, whole genome shotgun sequence, one genomic interval encodes:
- the LOC107878501 gene encoding G-type lectin S-receptor-like serine/threonine-protein kinase SD2-5, with product MLAEKGLYSPIFLFMYLLFCSPQFALSQPLWDYNTSLLNSIAGLAGLSSLWINRRSLKVNSTDFNDLTPILHRGNAGSQFLCGFCCNYNATECFLGVLLYPNRFDGQNEMINEPQLVWSANRNHPVKANATLKLGQDGNLVLTDSNGTIVWSTGTTGKSVSGLNLTEMGNLVLFDKRKRTIWQSFDHPTDSLLPGQSLVSRKKLIASASATNRSQGLFSLSVHNGSWAIYTDTDPPQYFYASNFEDSAYLSFDGRTLTVLQDPTTSTAQFMKLGPDGHLKVCQWSVIYWNEVSDILAPYVGNCGYPMVCGRYSICTNNGQCTCPPEENFFRPFSERKPYLGCSQMISINCNSSQYHSFIELKNTTYFSFNVDHELISSILWLEGKKLEDCKRACLSDCSCKAAVFEYDWNGNQRGSCLLLNEVFSLIDKEGGGGHKVFLKIQNPSKAHTQSPIILGETKSRPFKVIIGSTLAAFLGIILSISTCFVIFKKWTHESRKAGDFLDLEPILPGILTRFSYNELKIITDDFSRKLGEGGFGSVYEGTLRNGTKIAVKHLDGLGQVKESFLTEVKTVGGIHHINLVKLIGFCVEKSHRLLIYEYMVNGSLDRWITQGKQENGLTWQTRQRIISDIAKGLAYLHGDCSHKIIHLDIKPQNILLDQYFNAKISDFGLSKLIEKDKSKVVTRMRGTRGYLAPEWLSSVITEKVDVYAFGIVLMEILCGRKNLDWSQDDEEDVHFLSLFRIKAEQEKLMDMVDKNNEDMQLHREAVTEMMRLAAWCLQGDFSKRPSMSLVVKALEGLVKVETNLDYNFTHLPEVGAGNQQREATISSVSPSILSGPRYILSGRKHEKSTYKNKLQKGMNVNDILCLHVQENIT from the coding sequence ATGCTTGCAGAAAAGGGATTGTACTCTCCAATCTTTCTCTTCATGTATCTCCTCTTTTGTTCGCCTCAGTTTGCTTTATCGCAACCTCTATGGGACTACAACACCAGTCTTTTGAATTCTATTGCGGGGCTGGCCGGGCTTTCCTCTTTATGGATCAACAGGAGGTCTCTTAAGGTTAATTCCACTGACTTCAATGATTTGACACCCATACTTCATCGAGGAAATGCTGGATCACAATTTCTCTGTGGCTTCTGCTGCAATTACAATGCCACAGAATGCTTTCTTGGTGTCCTTTTGTATCCCAACAGATTCGACGGGCAGAACGAAATGATAAATGAGCCCCAATTAGTTTGGTCTGCTAACAGGAACCATCCAGTGAAAGCCAATGCAACCTTGAAACTAGGCCAAGATGGCAACTTGGTCTTGACAGACTCTAATGGCACTATTGTTTGGTCCACTGGTACAACTGGGAAATCAGTTTCTGGCCTAAACTTAACAGAAATGGGAAATCTTGTGCTCTTTGATAAGAGAAAGCGCACAATTTGGCAGTCTTTCGATCATCCTACAGATTCTTTGCTTCCAGGGCAGAGTTTGGTTTCTAGGAAGAAGCTCATAGCTAGCGCTTCAGCAACCAATCGGAGTCAAGGTTTGTTTTCTCTTAGTGTTCACAATGGAAGCTGGGCCATTTACACAGATACCGACCCACCTCAGTATTTCTATGCTTCAAATTTTGAAGATAGTGCTTATTTAAGTTTTGATGGTCGAACCCTTACTGTATTACAAGACCCTACAACATCGACAGCTCAATTCATGAAGCTTGGGCCTGATGGACATTTAAAGGTGTGCCAATGGTCTGTAATTTATTGGAATGAAGTTTCTGATATTTTGGCGCCATATGTAGGAAACTGTGGGTACCCAATGGTGTGTGGACGATACAGCATTTGTACAAACAACGGGCAGTGTACTTGTCCGCCAGAGGAAAACTTCTTCAGGCCATTTTCTGAGAGGAAACCATATCTTGGATGTTCACAGATGATTTCAATTAACTGCAACTCTTCGCAGTATCATAgtttcatagagctcaagaatacTACATATTTTTCATTTAACGTTGATCATGAACTAATTTCGAGCATATTATGGCTTGAGGGGAAAAAGTTGGAAGATTGTAAAAGGGCCTGTCTGAGTGACTGTTCTTGCAAAGCTGCTGTTTTTGAATATGATTGGAATGGGAATCAAAGAGGGAGCTGTTTGTTACTAAATGAAGTCTTCTCTCTCATAGACAAAGAAGGAGGAGGAGGCCATAAAGTATTTCTTAAGATTCAAAATCCCTCAAAGGCGCACACTCAGTCACCAATCATATTGGGAGAAACGAAATCaagacctttcaaagtgataataGGATCTACTCTTGCAGCTTTCTTGGGGATAATTTTAAGCATATCTACTTGCtttgttattttcaaaaagtGGACACATGAGTCCAGAAAGGCTGGTGATTTTCTGGATCTAGAACCAATCTTACCTGGAATCCTAACTCGATTCTCTTACAATGAGCTGAAAATAATTACAGATGATTTTAGTAGAAAGCTGGGGGAAGGAGGATTTGGCTCTGTATATGAAGGAACACTGAGGAATGGCACCAAAATAGCTGTGAAGCATCTGGATGGTCTAGGTCAAGTAAAGGAATCATTCTTAACAGAAGTAAAGACGGTTGGTGGCATTCACCATATCAATCTGGTGAAACTCATTGGATTTTGTGTCGAAAAGAGCCACAGGCTTCTAATCTATGAGTACATGGTAAATGGATCATTGGATAGGTGGATTACGCAGGGAAAGCAAGAAAATGGGCTTACATGGCAGACAAGGCAAAGGATAATATCAGATATTGCCAAAGGTTTAGCATATCTTCATGGCGATTGCAGTCATAAGATAATTCATTTGGACATCAAACCACAAAACATCCTCCTGGATCAATATTTCAATGCTAAGATATCAGATTTTGGGTTGTCGAAGCTAATTGAGAAAGACAAAAGCAAAGTTGTGACTAGAATGAGAGGAACTCGGGGTTATTTAGCCCCTGAATGGTTGAGCTCGGTAATCACTGAGAAAGTTGATGTGTATGCTTTTGGAATTGTGCTCATGGAAATTCTCTGTGGACGAAAGAATTTGGATTGGTCTCAAGATGACGAAGAAGATGTCCATTTTTTAAGTCTTTTTAGGATAAAAGCGGAACAAGAGAAGCTCATGGATATGGTTGACAAAAACAATGAGGATATGCAGCTCCATAGAGAAGCAGTGACAGAAATGATGCGCCTCGCTGCGTGGTGTCTACAGGGCGATTTTTCCAAGAGGCCTTCCATGTCATTGGTGGTTAAGGCACTAGAAGGTTTGGTGAAAGTTGAAACCAACTTGGATTATAATTTTACACACCTACCTGAGGTTGGGGCAGGTAACCAACAGAGGGAAGCCACTATCAGTTCAGTATCTC